A genomic stretch from Lathyrus oleraceus cultivar Zhongwan6 chromosome 2, CAAS_Psat_ZW6_1.0, whole genome shotgun sequence includes:
- the LOC127121973 gene encoding auxin response factor 17 yields the protein MAQQQQLRNVDRKIWKEFAGSSFTVPKLHSKVYYFPFGHLEHSPITLSTQTLSLLRPFILCTVSSVDFLADPETDQIFAKLLLTPVLDSTIVVPVEASTEEDNGDDHVVSCAKTLTNSDANNGGAFSVPRACAKSIFPPLDFATPFPSQQLSVTDVCGVVWTFCLVYRGNPKRYLFTTGWSAFVDKKQLVGGDTIVFIKNSARKIFVGIRRKNMFAAAIKITEKTVMNAVELAGKNTPFEVVCYATVDGFDFVVGDKVVEDAMKFDWNPGMRVTHTVKGCSIFHGTISAIFPSKSHPWRMLEVEWDEPEVSENLKHISPWHVEPDFSIPELHQLLPSTKRIRVAQRVDLLSDTENISSISMEPLNQTLLNFDGIPGVRQNHFPGSISSNSLKDTSFEKISMEGLDNMSIELNTTSHKSDNHSILNYSGANLTDIHNTNTEKPMSDFIILFGQIVRPAKKSLDDSAINLIDGREKRNEVEDNVKSVEKK from the exons ATGGCTCAACAACAACAGTTACGCAATGTAGATCGTAAAATATGGAAAGAATTTGCAGGAAGTTCTTTCACAGTTCCGAAACTCCATTCTAAAGTTTATTATTTTCCTTTTGGTCATTTGGAACACTCTCCTATAACCCTTAGCACTCAAACACTCTCCCTCCTCCGCCCATTCATTCTTTGCACTGTCTCCTCTGTTGATTTCCTGGCAGATCCTGAAACTGATCAAATCTTTGCAAAACTACTCCTCACTCCAGTTCTTGACTCAACTATTGTTGTTCCTGTCGAGGCTTCTACTGAAGAAGACAATGGTGACGATCATGTTGTTTCCTGTGCCAAGACTCTGACTAATTCTGATGCTAACAATGGAGGTGCATTCTCTGTACCTCGGGCCTGTGCCAAATCCATCTTTCCGCCTCTTGACTTCGCAACTCCATTTCCTTCTCAACAACTCTCCGTCACAGATGTTTGCGGTGTTGTATGGACCTTTTGCCTCGTCTATCGCGGGAATCCCAAGCGATACCTGTTCACCACCGGCTGGAGTGCATTTGTTGACAAGAAGCAACTCGTCGGCGGGGATACCATTGTTTTCATTAAAAACTCAGCTAGAAAGATATTTGTTGGAATTCGTCGAAAAAATATGTTTGCCGCTGCTATTAAAATAACAGAAAAAACAGTTATGAATGCAGTAGAATTGGCTGGGAAGAACACACCATTTGAAGTAGTGTGTTATGCAACGGTTGATGGTTTTGATTTTGTGGTGGGAGATAAAGTTGTGGAGGATGCAATGAAGTTTGATTGGAATCCTGGAATGAGAGTCACACACACAGTTAAGGGATGCTCAATTTTTCATGGGACAATATCTGCCATCTTTCCGTCTAAATCTCATCCATGGCGCATGCTAGAG GTTGAATGGGATGAACCCGAAGTCTCGGAGAATTTAAAGCATATAAGTCCGTGGCATGTTGAACCTGATTTTAGCATACCTGAACTACATCAATTACTCCCCTCAACAAAACGAATAAGAGTTGCTCAAAGGGTTGACTTATTAAGTGATACCGAAAACATTTCTTCTATTTCAATGGAACCCTTGAACCAAACACTGTTGAATTTTGATGGCATCCCGGGAGTCAGGCAAAATCATTTTCCTGGATCCATTTCCTCCAACTCTTTGAAAGATACTTCATTTGAGAAAATTTCAATGGAAGGGTTAGACAATATGTCAATCGAGCTAAACACTACAAGTCATAAATCTGATAATCATAGTATTTTGAACTACTCTGGAGCAAACTTAACTGATATCCACAACACCAACACTGAAAAACCTATGTCTGATTTTATAATATTATTTGGTCAGATTGTGCGCCCGGCTAAAAAAAGTTTGGATGATTCTGCTATTAACTTAATTGATGGTCGTGAGAAGCGAAATGAAGTTGAAGATAATGTCAAATCTGTTGAGAAAAAATAG